The bacterium genome has a segment encoding these proteins:
- a CDS encoding MMPL family transporter, translating into MLCLVPSLILVQKLKINSDFKFLLPQDKPSVLAMNLLKTRRQESTQLLSIILESDDKDLIVNTIDTLVPQLQKINKTFIKKVNYTISDAKDFYENNKYLYLELEDIKTIRQRLKAKIKHEKLKNNPLFFDIEDKKVEFDISDIEEKYKNKDSQQNKYSPDQFYKGYFFSKQQDYAIIIVQPGTAISGIAGNERLIKKVKQTIEQTFPKAKRQNINIELSGSLYETVYEYKTLIQDMLSTLILCLSLVFLILFFYFLNFRIVLFLVVPLIYSVLTLMGIAYFCFDYLTSITVFLMSIIVGNGVNTGILLLSAYFTFSKEHQSKYKAFLKATDKTVFSTFFSAITTSLAFLCLYFSEINSLRQFGVVGSIGIFLAWIANFMILPLFIFNSPVRNIQGKVRTFFTGIAHTISETFASFIQKSYPALALLLTLFLLSTIIPITNYIPNSLEYDFSKLRNKVSNPVFKKANNIFKEVNPSVVLFDQDNKAFCDDISKTIDKNDPDNLLDRCETVYSFLPEQQDQKLTELNKIKSLLNDKSINFLNKSEKKDLVEIKKNLAKLEKISAANLPELIKNKFKENETTYNTIAYLYPVRSKLAHNSKNLVLYTQDIQQRTAKVGNAVVAGQSFILADLIAAIKKDAPKTTLLSLLIILLIIIVFLPRHLMLYMTISVFSSFLLMLFAQVIFNIKFNFINFVALPISFGIGIDYAINFFYQLSKRQSNLAHIIQNTGSAIIVCSMTTVVSYLSLISANSQALASFGKLALIGEFSSLFVVFIALPSYYFLMTKKKQ; encoded by the coding sequence ATGCTATGTTTAGTGCCAAGTTTAATTTTAGTTCAAAAACTTAAAATTAACAGCGATTTTAAATTTTTACTCCCCCAAGACAAACCAAGTGTTCTGGCTATGAACCTTTTAAAAACACGTAGACAAGAAAGTACGCAGCTTTTATCGATTATTCTTGAAAGCGATGATAAAGATCTCATTGTTAACACTATTGATACTTTAGTTCCTCAACTACAAAAAATAAACAAAACATTCATCAAAAAAGTTAACTATACCATATCGGATGCAAAAGACTTTTATGAAAACAACAAGTATCTTTACCTTGAGCTAGAAGACATAAAAACCATTCGTCAACGACTTAAAGCAAAAATCAAACATGAAAAACTTAAAAATAACCCTTTGTTCTTTGATATAGAAGATAAAAAAGTTGAATTTGATATTTCAGATATTGAAGAAAAGTACAAAAACAAAGATTCACAACAAAACAAATACTCCCCAGACCAGTTTTACAAAGGCTACTTTTTCTCTAAACAGCAAGACTATGCCATTATCATTGTTCAACCTGGCACTGCAATTAGCGGTATTGCCGGCAATGAACGCTTAATTAAAAAAGTAAAGCAAACCATAGAGCAAACCTTTCCCAAAGCAAAACGTCAAAACATAAACATTGAGCTGTCCGGCTCGCTTTATGAAACTGTCTATGAATATAAAACTCTTATTCAAGACATGCTTTCTACTCTCATTTTATGCTTGTCTTTGGTGTTTTTAATTTTATTTTTTTATTTTTTAAATTTTCGGATTGTCTTATTTTTAGTTGTTCCTTTGATATACTCTGTTTTAACTCTGATGGGAATTGCCTATTTTTGTTTTGATTATTTAACCTCTATCACTGTTTTTCTTATGAGCATTATTGTGGGTAATGGTGTTAATACAGGTATTTTGTTGTTATCAGCTTACTTCACTTTTTCTAAAGAGCATCAATCAAAATACAAAGCCTTTTTAAAAGCCACCGACAAAACTGTTTTTTCTACATTTTTTTCTGCCATCACCACCTCTTTGGCATTTTTATGTTTGTACTTTTCAGAAATCAATAGCTTACGACAGTTTGGTGTGGTTGGCTCAATCGGTATTTTTCTAGCTTGGATAGCCAACTTTATGATTTTACCTTTATTTATATTCAACAGTCCCGTTAGAAACATTCAAGGTAAAGTAAGAACTTTTTTCACCGGCATTGCCCACACCATCAGCGAGACCTTCGCTAGCTTTATTCAAAAAAGCTACCCTGCGCTTGCCCTACTGTTAACGCTTTTTCTTTTGTCAACCATCATTCCCATTACCAACTATATACCCAACTCATTAGAATATGATTTTTCAAAATTAAGAAATAAAGTCAGCAACCCAGTTTTCAAAAAAGCCAACAATATATTTAAAGAAGTTAATCCAAGCGTTGTACTTTTTGATCAAGATAATAAGGCTTTTTGCGATGATATAAGCAAAACCATTGATAAAAATGACCCCGACAATTTGCTCGACAGATGTGAAACAGTTTACTCTTTTCTTCCAGAGCAACAGGATCAAAAACTAACAGAGCTTAATAAAATAAAATCTTTACTCAATGATAAATCAATTAACTTTTTAAATAAAAGTGAAAAAAAAGACCTTGTTGAAATTAAAAAAAATCTAGCAAAGCTTGAAAAAATTTCAGCTGCCAATTTGCCAGAGTTAATCAAAAATAAATTTAAAGAAAATGAAACAACATACAATACCATTGCCTATCTTTATCCTGTTCGATCAAAATTAGCGCATAATTCAAAAAATCTTGTTTTATACACTCAAGATATTCAACAAAGAACCGCTAAAGTTGGGAATGCCGTTGTTGCAGGGCAAAGCTTCATTCTTGCGGATCTTATAGCCGCTATCAAAAAAGATGCCCCTAAAACTACACTCTTGTCTTTACTGATCATTTTATTGATTATCATCGTTTTTTTACCTCGGCATCTCATGCTGTATATGACCATTTCAGTTTTTTCATCGTTTCTTCTCATGCTCTTTGCCCAAGTAATTTTCAATATTAAATTTAACTTTATTAACTTTGTTGCTCTTCCTATTAGTTTTGGAATTGGTATTGACTATGCTATTAATTTTTTCTATCAACTCTCTAAACGGCAATCTAATTTAGCACACATCATTCAAAATACTGGCTCTGCCATCATTGTCTGTTCAATGACAACTGTCGTTAGCTACCTATCTTTAATTAGTGCCAATAGCCAAGCTTTGGCCTCTTTTGGTAAACTGGCTTTAATTGGAGAGTTTTCCAGCTTGTTTGTTGTTTTTATTGCTTTACCCTCGTACTATTTTCTCATGACAAAGAAAAAACAATAG